One genomic region from Neisseria weaveri encodes:
- a CDS encoding lactoferrin/transferrin family TonB-dependent receptor produces the protein MRHPKETVAADKYTGINRIKPNPMEYQSGSWLARLGYHFSPEHYVGWVMEKTQQKYDSRDMRHPGYYTTDINLDTLGKTPNYIGNLPPGFKIGNNSNGIWHNDPREGYANLLWARARFLEEKHQKLRNGLSYRFKPADAHWADSIDINLDRQNINLDSATLYAACAPYGDTSTTLNCSPALDKPGSYINQEQIKYKENHLLFNTKWNKKWQWGWSKHDVQFAAGYDRFDSQFDKYLENTAVYKNQEATGRKENVVINGKTHQVEIWRDLGNIRNVERPCTDWEIDTCTRLPITGKSHYFALRNNMSFGKYIDLGLGIRLDRHSFKTDDQAIRNKNYLNRSWNIGLVLKPHHQWAVSYRTSNGFRVPSFQELYGYNVPGLPRHSKYHYIADLEPEKSFNREIGLTFKGDFGNVEVSAFNSKYRDLIAYAVTQADRNNVAKLGNFNLQNADLQGINLRSTIDLNSLWQDFPEGLSLNLAYNQIKAKRLFNNKHEQFAYVSDYPLETIQPSRYVIGLNYDAPSEKWGISANWIHSRGKNPQELISKLDHGNGKIYKGAATKAATKPWTTLDLIGYWKPWKTATLRIGAYNVLNHRYLMWETVRQNSRNSLAQQSVPGGDYAQFAAPGRNFTLGFEMKF, from the coding sequence ATGCGCCATCCGAAAGAAACGGTAGCAGCAGATAAATACACCGGTATAAACCGCATCAAGCCCAACCCTATGGAATATCAAAGCGGTTCTTGGCTCGCACGTCTCGGCTACCATTTTTCTCCCGAGCATTATGTAGGCTGGGTAATGGAAAAAACCCAACAAAAATACGACAGCAGGGATATGCGTCATCCCGGTTACTACACTACCGATATTAATCTAGATACTTTGGGCAAAACACCAAACTATATCGGCAACCTTCCCCCAGGCTTCAAAATCGGTAATAACAGCAACGGCATTTGGCACAACGATCCCCGTGAAGGCTACGCCAATTTATTATGGGCACGTGCTCGCTTTCTTGAAGAAAAACACCAAAAACTCCGCAACGGTTTAAGCTACCGCTTCAAACCGGCAGATGCCCATTGGGCAGACAGCATCGATATCAATCTTGACCGACAAAATATCAATCTGGATAGCGCCACTTTATATGCAGCCTGCGCACCATACGGCGACACCAGTACAACGCTCAACTGCTCTCCCGCTTTAGACAAACCCGGCTCTTACATAAACCAAGAGCAAATCAAATATAAAGAAAACCATCTGCTATTTAATACGAAATGGAATAAAAAATGGCAGTGGGGGTGGAGCAAACACGATGTACAGTTTGCAGCCGGCTACGACCGTTTCGACTCCCAATTCGACAAATATCTGGAGAATACAGCCGTCTATAAAAACCAAGAAGCTACAGGCAGAAAAGAAAATGTGGTCATAAACGGCAAAACGCATCAAGTAGAAATATGGCGCGATTTAGGCAACATACGTAATGTAGAGCGCCCATGCACAGATTGGGAAATCGATACCTGCACACGCTTACCAATTACAGGCAAAAGCCACTATTTCGCACTACGCAACAATATGTCTTTCGGCAAATATATTGACCTGGGACTCGGTATTCGTCTGGATCGTCACTCCTTTAAAACAGACGACCAGGCAATACGCAATAAAAACTACCTAAACCGCTCTTGGAATATAGGATTAGTCCTCAAACCCCATCATCAGTGGGCCGTATCCTATCGCACGTCAAACGGTTTCCGTGTACCGAGTTTCCAAGAACTATACGGATACAATGTACCCGGGCTGCCTCGCCACAGCAAATACCACTACATCGCAGACCTGGAGCCTGAAAAATCATTCAACCGCGAAATCGGCCTTACCTTTAAAGGCGATTTCGGGAATGTCGAAGTCAGTGCATTCAACAGCAAATACCGTGATCTGATTGCCTATGCAGTTACCCAAGCGGATCGAAACAACGTAGCCAAACTTGGCAATTTCAATCTCCAAAATGCGGATTTACAAGGTATAAACCTACGTTCAACCATAGATTTAAATAGTTTATGGCAAGATTTTCCCGAAGGACTGTCTCTAAATTTGGCTTACAACCAGATTAAAGCCAAGCGTTTGTTCAACAACAAACACGAGCAATTTGCTTACGTATCCGATTACCCTTTAGAAACCATTCAACCGTCGCGTTACGTTATCGGCCTAAATTACGATGCTCCTTCGGAAAAATGGGGAATCTCGGCCAACTGGATTCATTCTCGCGGCAAAAATCCTCAAGAACTTATCAGCAAACTCGATCACGGCAACGGAAAAATTTACAAAGGTGCAGCAACAAAAGCAGCAACGAAACCTTGGACTACACTAGATCTCATAGGCTATTGGAAGCCTTGGAAAACAGCGACTTTGAGAATTGGCGCATACAACGTACTTAACCACCGCTATCTAATGTGGGAAACAGTAAGGCAAAACTCAAGAAATTCTTTAGCCCAACAAAGTGTACCGGGAGGTGATTATGCACAATTTGCCGCACCTGGACGTAACTTTACGCTTGGCTTTGAAATGAAGTTCTAA